TGGTGGTTTATTTTCTTGAGGATCACCAGCTCCCGGTGGTTTCCGCCGCTTTCTATTTCAAGGGCGGCGATATCTATGATTCGCCCGAGAAGTCGGGCCTGGCCGAGTTGACCGCCAACCTTATGCGGACCGGTGGAGCCGGGGACCGAACACCTGACCAGGTTGACCAGGACCTTGATTTTGTCGCGGCCAATATCTCTTTCAATTCCGGTAATGAGGTTCTGATAGTCAATATGAACTGCCTGCGCAAAGATATCCATCCGGTCTTCGGCATCCTGGCCGATATCCTGATTCGCCCTATGTTTGATTCCGCCAAGTTCTCGCTGGAAGTTTCGAACAAAAAGGATGAAATCCTCCGCCAGAATGATGATCCCGGTCAAATTACCCGTCGGGTGTACTATGAAACCGTATACAAGGGTCACCCCTACGGCCGGGGACCGACTCTGGCTTCGATGGGACTTATTACTCGCGATGATGTTATCCCCCAGCATCGGATGTACTACACCCCTGATAATAGTATCGTGGCGATTACCGGCGATATGACCCTTGATGAGGTCAAAGCGCTAATCGGAAAATATCTGAAGGAATGGGCAAAAGGAACCGGACGCCCGGCGCCTCCGGAAATGGCCGTCATGAAATATACTCCCGGCGTCTATTACGCCGAGAGGGATATGAATCAGGCTCATATCCGAATCGGGCATCTCGGCCTGGATGATAAAAATCCGGATCGATATGCTATGGATATAATGAATTTCGCTCTTGGCGGCGGCGGTTTCAGTTCCCGCATGACCGGCCTGATCAGGACCACTGCCGGACTGGCCTATTCGGTGGGAACATACTCCTATAATCGGCCCTATGGCGGAACCTTCTTTGCCTATTGCCAGACCCGGGCCGACGCCACCGGGCAGGCCTTGAAAATGATGTTGGATATTATCCGCCAAGTTAAAAACGAAGGTATTACCGCCGACGAGATGAACCTCGCCCGGGAATCAATTATCAATAGCTTTGTCTTCGGATACGATACCCCGGCCAAGATTGTCAGCGATAAAGCCTACAAAGAACTCATGGGATTCCCATCGGACCAGATGGAAAAAGACCTCGCGGCTTACCATGCGGTAACACTTGAAGATTGTAACCGCGTTGCCAGGGAATATTTAAAACCCGATAGTATGGTAATCATCATTACCGGCAATAAAGAAATGTTCGATCAACCGCTGGAAGCCTTTGGACCGGTTACTGATGTTTCGCTGGAAATAAAATAAACTCTGTTGTAATTCCATGCGGCCGGAAGGCGGGATGACAAATCCCCCTCCGGCCGCTTTTTATTTGGCTTGACATCGGTCAACACAATTGTTACTCTTGGAAAATTATACCCGAAAATCAAGGCGGACATCATGACCAAAACGACCCGATTAATCATCCTCTTCCTGCTTGTTTCCGTTTCCGTCTCCAATGCCGGAATAACTCTGAAAACCGACCTCGGACCGATAATCAAACGCGGTTTCGGACATGCCGAATACGTGATGGACGCCTATGCCTGGAGCCAGGATGAACAATTATACCGGGTCAAAAGTAAACTCACCTTTCCCCTTGATTTTTTCATGGCCGGGGTGGAAATAGGCATCGTGCCGCAATTGAAATCCAATGACAAGCTATCATTCAGCGTCGGCCTTTATACCAATATCAATAATCCGGGCGGCTTAATGAAAGATTATGATTGGTCTGCCCCGGCCGGGTATCGGCTGACCATGTGGAGTTATACCGAATCCGATGCCGATCAAAAGGCTCTCCAATTAGATATTAACGGACGCTACCGCGTTTTCTCATGGAATAAAGTCCATACTTATCTCTACACCGGATTTCGCTACCAGAAACTGGAACAGGATATTAATGGTTATACCGGATGGCAGCTTAATTCCGATCCGCCTCCCGATACCGTCTTTTTTTCTGAAACCCACTATGCCCTTTATTACCGGGTGACATTTACATCGCCTATGATCGGTCTGATTTACAGCATTAAATTCACGCCGGGGACATCGCTGGATTTGATGGCGGCCTATTCCCGCTTTTATGCCTCCGATTATGATGATCACGTTTTACGCCGCAAGGTGGCCACGGCCAATGGCTGGGGTAACGGTATCTATTCATCGATCCTGTTTAAAACCGGCATTTTCCCCGGACTGATGAAGGTTCGGCCGTTTCTTGAAATTTCCGGAGATGTGACCTATCTCAAGGCATCCATGCCCCAGACCCAGGAATGGTATGGCGATGATCCGATCTCCGATATAGATGATACAGGAATTATTATCCATGGCATCCCCCATGACATTTCCAGTTTTCAATTCTGGCTCGGCCTTAAACTTGGAATGGAATTCGGGATATAAGCCCGTCGATTTATATTTCAGATAACGTATATTTTGCGGCCGCCTCTTGCCAAGGGGACAGGCCGTATTTATTTTCCTGATCGTATTAACCGGGATGGTATTTTATGGATATTGACGGCATTATCAGAAGGCGTGAAAAAGTCGAATTAAACCGAGCCGGTCAGGCTGCTGTTCGCCGGCTTTATGATTTTGATCTGCTTGACCGGACAATTGTCGAGAGTATCACCTATCTCTCCGACGGTCTTCATGTTAACGGTTATATTGCCCGACCGATAGCCGATGGGAAATACCCGGTACTGGTCTGGAACCGGGGCGGCTCCGAAGACAAAGGAGCGCTCGATGACCTTACCGCCCACCTGATTCTGGCTTCCACTGCCCGCTGGGGCTATATCGTTCTGGCAACCCAGTACCGCGGGAATATGGGATCGGAGGGCGACGACGAGTGGGGCGGCGACGATCTTCACGATATCCATAATATTATCAAAGCCGCAGAAAATATCCCCGAATGCGATACCGATCGGATGGCTATCGAGGGTGCCAGCCGGGGAGGCATGAACACCTACCGGATGCTTCTCGAGGATGACCGCTTCAAATGCGCCATTGTCCATGCCGGGATTACCGATGTCCCGGCCCTGATGACAGCCAGACCGGATTTTGCCCGGTATATCGACCGTCATTATGTCGGTCTTTCCGAAGAAAAAAAACAGGAAGAACTGGAAAAGCTGTCGGCCGTCCATTTCGCCGGTAATTTGCCCCGGCATATCCCCCTGTTAATCATGCACGGCACCGCCGACACGGTTGTCCCCGTTGAGCAATCCCGGGCGTTGGCGGCCCAATTGAAAAAATATAACCTTCCTCATAAATTTGTTATCCTCGAGGGCGGCACCCATGTGGCCCTCAAAGATGGCAGTTACCGTGAAATCGATACCCACCGCAGGGAGTGGCTGGCCAGATATCTGGCCTGAATAATTCAACCTCCAATTATGACCGTCAATTTAAATATATGTCAGAGGAAATTACTACCCTTATTGTCTTACTGCACCGCGCCCTCGAATCACTGCTGATGCCACCCCGGGAAAATATTATCGGACCCTGACCGGTTTTATTATTTTCGTTGCGGTCTGGCCATTCATTTCGGTCTTTAATGACATAATAAAACCGGGGCCGCCATTCAACCGGTCCCGGCTTATTAATATAACCTTGACCTTGATAATCTACTCGCAGAAAGATTGAACCAGCCGAAAAGCATCGGGCATGTAATCGATCAAATCCCCGGCAATCAGAGATCTCCGGCCGAATTCCTCCGCCGCCAGATCACCCGCCAGACCATGAATATAAACTCCCGCAATAGCCGCATCGAAAGGATCCATCCCCTGTGCCAGGAAGGAACCGATTATCCCGGTCAGGACATCGCCCGATCCTCCGGTAGCCATCCCGTCATTACCGGTCGGGTTCAAAAACAGGCGGCCGTCCGGGTGCACAATAATTGTCGGTGAACCTTTAAGTACGATCACGGCCTCATACCGCCGGGCATACTCCCGCACCTGCTCATAAAGATCGTACAGGTTATCGGCCGGGTCACTGTCGATCAACCGCCGGAATTCCCCCGGATGCGGCGTCAGCACCAGCGGTCCATGCGCCTCAGTCAGCGGAGTGCGATCCTTCTCGAAAGCATTAAGACCATCGGCATCAATGATCGCCGGTTTGTCCAGATGGCCCACCAGTCGTTGTACCAGTTCCCTGGTTTCAAAATGCCGTCCGATTCCCGGACCGATCACCACCGCATCGGATTCCGCTATTTTCTTTCTGATCTCACCCAAGCCGCGTTTGGCCAGACAACCCCGGCGGCCCACATCGGGCAACGGCAGGGTCATCGGTTCGGTCAGTTTGACTTCCAGAATCGGGTTTATGGCAGCCGGACAGCCGACCGTCACCAGTCCTACCCCGGCCCGGGCTGAGGCTTTGGCCGAAAGTACCGCCGCACCGGTCAGCCCGGTCGAACCGGCCAGGATGAAGAGCTTCCCGAAATCCCCCTTGTGCCCGTCCGGTTTTCTTCGAGGCAGAAGAGAATAGACTATTTCGAAAGTAATCAGGTTTTCCCGGATATGAAATAATTCAATTACATCATCGGGGATCCCGATCGGGACCACCTCGACATATCCCGATAATTCCCGTCCGGGAGAATAGTACAATCCAACCTTGGGCAGGGCCAGGGTGAAGGTGTACCGCGCCTGGACTGCCGCTCCCTCGTGATGTCCGGTATCGACATTTAATCCCGATGGGCAATCGACCGCAATCACCGGGATTTTCTGAACGTTGATATATTCGATAAAATCGGCCGGCAGTCCCCGCGGCGCCCCGGAAAACCCGGTCCCGAAAACGGCATCCACAATAAAATCGACGGCCAGGGTTTCAGGCAGTTGCCCGGTCGATTCTATTCCGCGCATTTTGATATTGAGTTCCCGCGCTCGATCATAATTCAACTGCGCCTCCGCTGAAAATTGCTCGGGCGGGGCCGGATAAAATATTTCTACCGCGGCGCCGTACTGATGCAGGTACCGACCCACCACGAAACCATCACCGCCGTTGTTACCCTTACCGCAGAAAACCGCGATTCTCTTGCCTTTGGGCTGATCGAGAATCATATCCCGAATCCGCTCGGCAATCCCGCGCCCGGCATTCTCCATCAATTCCGGCCCCGGAATCCCGCGCTTCTCGATCGCTTCCCGATCGACCGCCCGCATCATGTCCGCCGTCACCAGTTTCATCGTTTGCTCTTCCTGCCTGATTTACTTCTCCCCGTTTTCTTACCTCCTCGAACCGGCCCGCTTTCAAGAGCCAGCCGGATAACCTCACCGGCATTCTCGACAAACTTGAATTTCACCCCTTTTCTGATTTCGGGGGGGATTTCGGTCATATCCTTTTTATTCTCTTTCGGCAGGATAACCGTTTTGATTCCGGCCCGGTATGCCGCCAGAAGCTTTTCCTTAAGGCCCCCGATCGGCATTACACGGCCGCGGAGAGTAATCTCGCCGGTCATCGCCAGACGCGGTTTAACCGGCCGTCCCGACATGAGTGAGGCCAGCGCCGTGGCCATCGTAATTCCGGCCGAGGGGCCATCTTTCGGAGTCGCGCCTGAGGGAACATGAATATGAATTTCGTGATCCCCGCAGATATCGGGATCGATTCCAAAAGTATTGCAATTGGTGCGGACATAGGACAGGGCCGCCATAGCCGATTCCTTCATCACATCACCCAGCTGCCCGGTCAGGGTCAATTCCTTTTTGCCTTTCATCATGGTGGCTTCGATAAAGAGTATTTCTCCTCCGACCGAGGTCCAGGCCAGCCCGGGAACCACTCCCACCTGACCGGTACGCGAAATCACTTCTCGGGAATATCTCTGCGGCCCGAGATACTGCCGAATATCAGCTTCATCGACCGTGTACCGCTGTTTCGATCCTCCCGCGATTTTTCTGGCCACCTTACGGCAAACCGTAGCGATTTCCCGTTCCAGATTGCGCAATCCGGACTCCCGCGTATAACCGTTGATAAGCTCCAGAATTCCTTTGTCGGTTATGGTCAGGCGGTTTTTTACGATTCCATGATTCTCAAACTGCTTGGGAATAAGATGCCGCTTGGCGATTTCCAGTTTCTCCATATCAGTGTAACCAGGTATCCGGATCACTTCCATCCGGTCGCGAAGTACCGGCGGAATCGGATCCAGTAGATTGGCCGTGGTGACAAACATGACCCGTGACAGGTCGAACGAAACCTCCAGGTAGTGATCCGAGAAGGTATCGTTTTGTTCCGGGTCGAGAACCTCAAGCAGAGCGCTCGAGGGATCACCGCGGAAATCAGCCCCGATTTTATCCACCTCATCGAGCATGATAATCGGATTATTCGACTCCGCCCGCTTGATACTCTGAATTATCCGTCCCGGTAATGCACCGATATAGGTCCGGCGATGTCCCCTGATTTCCGCCTCATCGCGCATGCCGCCGAGCGAAATCCGTTCGAACTTGCGACCCATCGCCCGGGCAATCGAGCGGCCCAGCGATGTTTTCCCGACCCCCGGCGGACCGACAAAACACAGGATCGGTCCCTTGACATCGCTCTTTAATTTTCGCACCGCCAGGTATTCCAGAATCCGGTCTTTGACTTTATCGAGATCGTAATGATCCTCATCCAGCACTTTTTTGGCCTTCCTGATATTCAGGGAATCCCGGGTTGAAATCGACCAGGGTAATGAAATCAACCAGTCAAGATAAGTTCGCGAGACAGTGTACTCGGCCGAGGCGGGATTCATACGCGATAACCGCTCCAGCTCCTTGGTGGCCGCCGCCTCCGCGGCCACCGGCATTTTTGCTTCGGCTATCTTTTCCTCGAATTCATCTATCTCCGCCCGATCATCTTTTTCCCCCAGTTCCTTCCTGATCGCTTTGAGTTGCTCCCTAAGCAGGAACTCGCGCTGCATCTTGCCCATCTCCGATTGAGCTTCATTCTGGATCTTCCGCGATATCTCGAGAACTTCAATTTCCTTGTTGATTATAACCAGCAGTTTTTCCAGACGCCGATTAACATTGTTTTCCTCGACAATCGACTGCTTCTCGTTGATGGCGATATTTAGATTGGAGGTAATCAGGTCGGCCAGCCGCGAGGGTGTTTCCTGGTTTATGGCCGATATATAAAGCTCCTCGGACAGGTTGGGCGAGAGATCGACAACCTTCTTGAGCTGC
The Candidatus Zixiibacteriota bacterium DNA segment above includes these coding regions:
- the lon gene encoding endopeptidase La, with translation MVVFPHLVIPLIANEQKQARLIDEALMRGNAVGIFLQTDQSTDDPGPDQLHRIGTSGNILKMLRFPDGTIRFLVQGLSRIRIVKFLSTEPYLTAEVETISDTVTGGLKLEALQRNLLEQLKKVVDLSPNLSEELYISAINQETPSRLADLITSNLNIAINEKQSIVEENNVNRRLEKLLVIINKEIEVLEISRKIQNEAQSEMGKMQREFLLREQLKAIRKELGEKDDRAEIDEFEEKIAEAKMPVAAEAAATKELERLSRMNPASAEYTVSRTYLDWLISLPWSISTRDSLNIRKAKKVLDEDHYDLDKVKDRILEYLAVRKLKSDVKGPILCFVGPPGVGKTSLGRSIARAMGRKFERISLGGMRDEAEIRGHRRTYIGALPGRIIQSIKRAESNNPIIMLDEVDKIGADFRGDPSSALLEVLDPEQNDTFSDHYLEVSFDLSRVMFVTTANLLDPIPPVLRDRMEVIRIPGYTDMEKLEIAKRHLIPKQFENHGIVKNRLTITDKGILELINGYTRESGLRNLEREIATVCRKVARKIAGGSKQRYTVDEADIRQYLGPQRYSREVISRTGQVGVVPGLAWTSVGGEILFIEATMMKGKKELTLTGQLGDVMKESAMAALSYVRTNCNTFGIDPDICGDHEIHIHVPSGATPKDGPSAGITMATALASLMSGRPVKPRLAMTGEITLRGRVMPIGGLKEKLLAAYRAGIKTVILPKENKKDMTEIPPEIRKGVKFKFVENAGEVIRLALESGPVRGGKKTGRSKSGRKSKR
- a CDS encoding insulinase family protein, whose amino-acid sequence is MKKAFLTIIIWLIGILSVMAVNPRDMKFGPLQFKPSEPVRFVADNGMVVYFLEDHQLPVVSAAFYFKGGDIYDSPEKSGLAELTANLMRTGGAGDRTPDQVDQDLDFVAANISFNSGNEVLIVNMNCLRKDIHPVFGILADILIRPMFDSAKFSLEVSNKKDEILRQNDDPGQITRRVYYETVYKGHPYGRGPTLASMGLITRDDVIPQHRMYYTPDNSIVAITGDMTLDEVKALIGKYLKEWAKGTGRPAPPEMAVMKYTPGVYYAERDMNQAHIRIGHLGLDDKNPDRYAMDIMNFALGGGGFSSRMTGLIRTTAGLAYSVGTYSYNRPYGGTFFAYCQTRADATGQALKMMLDIIRQVKNEGITADEMNLARESIINSFVFGYDTPAKIVSDKAYKELMGFPSDQMEKDLAAYHAVTLEDCNRVAREYLKPDSMVIIITGNKEMFDQPLEAFGPVTDVSLEIK
- a CDS encoding NAD(P)H-hydrate dehydratase; translated protein: MKLVTADMMRAVDREAIEKRGIPGPELMENAGRGIAERIRDMILDQPKGKRIAVFCGKGNNGGDGFVVGRYLHQYGAAVEIFYPAPPEQFSAEAQLNYDRARELNIKMRGIESTGQLPETLAVDFIVDAVFGTGFSGAPRGLPADFIEYINVQKIPVIAVDCPSGLNVDTGHHEGAAVQARYTFTLALPKVGLYYSPGRELSGYVEVVPIGIPDDVIELFHIRENLITFEIVYSLLPRRKPDGHKGDFGKLFILAGSTGLTGAAVLSAKASARAGVGLVTVGCPAAINPILEVKLTEPMTLPLPDVGRRGCLAKRGLGEIRKKIAESDAVVIGPGIGRHFETRELVQRLVGHLDKPAIIDADGLNAFEKDRTPLTEAHGPLVLTPHPGEFRRLIDSDPADNLYDLYEQVREYARRYEAVIVLKGSPTIIVHPDGRLFLNPTGNDGMATGGSGDVLTGIIGSFLAQGMDPFDAAIAGVYIHGLAGDLAAEEFGRRSLIAGDLIDYMPDAFRLVQSFCE
- a CDS encoding omptin family outer membrane protease, encoding MTKTTRLIILFLLVSVSVSNAGITLKTDLGPIIKRGFGHAEYVMDAYAWSQDEQLYRVKSKLTFPLDFFMAGVEIGIVPQLKSNDKLSFSVGLYTNINNPGGLMKDYDWSAPAGYRLTMWSYTESDADQKALQLDINGRYRVFSWNKVHTYLYTGFRYQKLEQDINGYTGWQLNSDPPPDTVFFSETHYALYYRVTFTSPMIGLIYSIKFTPGTSLDLMAAYSRFYASDYDDHVLRRKVATANGWGNGIYSSILFKTGIFPGLMKVRPFLEISGDVTYLKASMPQTQEWYGDDPISDIDDTGIIIHGIPHDISSFQFWLGLKLGMEFGI
- a CDS encoding prolyl oligopeptidase family serine peptidase produces the protein MDIDGIIRRREKVELNRAGQAAVRRLYDFDLLDRTIVESITYLSDGLHVNGYIARPIADGKYPVLVWNRGGSEDKGALDDLTAHLILASTARWGYIVLATQYRGNMGSEGDDEWGGDDLHDIHNIIKAAENIPECDTDRMAIEGASRGGMNTYRMLLEDDRFKCAIVHAGITDVPALMTARPDFARYIDRHYVGLSEEKKQEELEKLSAVHFAGNLPRHIPLLIMHGTADTVVPVEQSRALAAQLKKYNLPHKFVILEGGTHVALKDGSYREIDTHRREWLARYLA